In Acipenser ruthenus chromosome 15, fAciRut3.2 maternal haplotype, whole genome shotgun sequence, a genomic segment contains:
- the LOC131696671 gene encoding F-box only protein 34-like isoform X2: protein MHLKPYPKFQKKDLPLEMSQDSLRGLHPSQQGALRTERRSNACVTRQPCSPGGLHGNGTGKRRPFGVLSTNTMCNSSSSSSAGPKPSGESLCARARKSRAASLNSITGSLLLLSTASENDDSFNIHRGDEAEGPLDIWAVIKPGNTKEKIAIFAAQRCSASSDSSSVVNSSSAGNGNSNLNSSSISVSFSNGNGSNSSSPSNRTVLMKIRGSWEVEGSVAKRRKRSADPDALKTPEQQQPPQPQPNGTRDYGAREVGRQSDSVVIEGEGGEDGEGGKALSVVEMVAYLEQRASDLLTDCTKHCPVRGSGCVGQSKGGTAVEQQSVSESSEESQGDCVRVLEMVAKLESECLKRQCEREASGGLSRNNSLRRNVGRVLLATGQAPPLSMQQQQEPESDPQQPPYPQQGQSCLLEESPDKSIRKSPKKNGVCCETPGSETASSVFRTREGSSCCDGSVDLTGPPRLDYRSKGCSEEGVERQGERRRGEEGCAGESSYVMKEEDSGVRAGLKQERREEEEPHVGHREEQIPGMLFFRQTPSSTVQDQLSQPPAAAAVKKEEEEEEEKAEKEESRELEHSMDSAPQRDSTPAELPPPLSGEVVETDSEGASQQRETFPLRRLVSHEFLEMRFKIQQLLEPQQYMAFLPHHIMVQIFRFLPTETLAALKCTCRYFQFIIESYNVRPADSRWVCDPRYRDDPCKQCKKRYGRGDVSLCRWHPKPYCQALPYGPGYWMCCHGSQKDAAGCSVGLHDNRWVPAFHSLNMPIYKRVRGAEENTS from the coding sequence ATGCACCTTAAGCCATATCCCAAGTTTCAGAAGAAGGACTTGCCATTGGAGATGAGCCAGGACAGCCTCCGTGGCCTTCACCCAAGCCAGCAGGGGGCGCTGCGGACTGAGCGACGCTCTAATGCCTGCGTCACCCGGCAGCCCTGCTCACCGGGGGGCTTGCATGGCAACGGCACGGGCAAGCGACGCCCCTTCGGGGTGCTGTCCACCAACACCATGTGcaatagcagcagcagcagcagcgcggGCCCCAAACCCAGCGGGGAGTCCCTGTGCGCCCGGGCCAGGAAGAGCAGGGCGGCCTCTCTGAACTCCATCACAGggtccctgctgctgctgtccaCCGCCTCCGAGAATGACGATTCCTTCAACATCCACCGGGGAGACGAGGCCGAGGGGCCTCTGGACATCTGGGCGGTCATCAAGCCTGGGAACACCAAGGAGAAAATCGCCATCTTCGCTGCCCAGCGCTGCAGTGCCAGCAGCGACAGTAGCAGTGTTGTCAACAGCAGCAGTGCCGGAAATGGCAACAGCAATcttaacagcagcagcattagcGTCAGCTTTAGCAACGGCAATGGCAGTAACAGCAGCAGCCCCAGCAACCGGACGGTATTGATGAAAATCAGGGGCAGCTGGGAGGTCGAGGGCTCCGTAGCCAAGCGCAGGAAACGATCTGCGGACCCCGACGCTCTCAAGACCCCAGAGCAGCAGCAGCCGCCACAGCCGCAGCCCAACGGGACGAGGGATTACGGGGCAAGGGAGGTGGGTAGACAGTCGGACAGCGTGGTGAttgagggggagggaggagaggacgGGGAGGGGGGGAAAGCCCTGTCTGTGGTGGAGATGGTGGCGTATTTAGAGCAGAGGGCCAGCGATCTGCTCACAGACTGCACCAAACACTGCCCTGTGCGCGGCTCGGGTTGCGTCGGGCAATCGAAGGGGGGGACCGCAGTGGAGCAGCAGTCTGTTTCGGAGAGCTCAGAGGAGAGCCAGGGGGACTGCGTCAGGGTGCTGGAGATGGTGGCCAAGCTGGAGTCGGAATGCCTCAAGAGGCAGTGTGAGAGGGAGGCCAGCGGGGGGCTGTCCCGCAACAACAGCTTGCGCAGGAACGTGGGGAGGGTGCTACTAGCAACAGGGCAGGCTCCCCCACTCtccatgcagcagcagcaggagccagagtCTGACCCCCAGCAACCTCCTTACCCTCAGCAGGGTCAGAGCTGTTTGTTGGAGGAGTCTCCTGACAAATCCATCAGGAAGAGCCCCAAGAAAAATGGGGTTTGCTGTGAAACGCCGGGTTCAGAAACTGCCAGTTCGGTCTTCAGGACAAGGGAGGGGAGCTCTTGCTGCGATGGCAGCGTGGATTTGACAGGGCCTCCGCGCTTGGATTATAGGTCTAAGGGCTGTTCCGAAGAGGGGGTGGAGCggcagggggagaggaggaggggggaggaaggTTGCGCTGGGGAGTCCTCCTATGTAATGAAGGAGGAGGACTCGGGTGTGAGAGCCGGGCTGAAGCAGGAGAGGCGAGAGGAGGAAGAGCCCCACGTCGGCCATCGTGAGGAGCAGATTCCCGGGATGCTGTTTTTCAGACAGACTCCGTCCTCGACTGTACAGGACCAGCTCTCGcagccaccagcagcagcagcagtgaagaaagaagaggaggaggaggaggagaaagcaGAAAAAGAAGAAAGTAGAGAATTGGAGCATTCCATGGACTCTGCCCCACAAAGAGACTCCACCCCAGCAGAACTGCCCCCACCCCTGTCTGGGGAGGTGGTAGAGACAGACAGCGAAGGCGCGTCCCAGCAGCGAGAGACGTTCCCTCTGCGCAGGCTGGTCTCCCACGAGTTCTTGGAGATGCGCTTCAAGATCCAGCAGCTGCTGGAGCCCCAGCAGTACATGGCCTTCCTTCCACACCACATCATGGTGCAGATCTTCCGCTTCTTGCCCACGGAGACGCTGGCCGCGCTCAAGTGCACCTGCCGCTACTTCCAGTTCATCATCGAGAGCTACAACGTGCGGCCCGCCGATTCCCGCTGGGTGTGCGACCCCCGCTACAGGGACGACCCCTGCAAGCAGTGCAAGAAGCGCTACGGCCGTGGGGATGTGTCTCTCTGCCGCTGGCACCCCAAGCCGTACTGCCAGGCGCTGCCGTATGGCCCCGGCTACTGGATGTGCTGCCACGGCTCCCAGAAGGACGCGGCGGGCTGCAGCGTGGGGCTGCACGACAACCGCTGGGTCCCCGCCTTCCACAGCTTGAACATGCCAATCTACAAGAGAGTGCGGGGGGCTGAGGAGAACACTTCATAG
- the LOC131696671 gene encoding F-box only protein 34-like isoform X1: MSSCRAALYREPRKPAASCTFHPARRSSTMHLKPYPKFQKKDLPLEMSQDSLRGLHPSQQGALRTERRSNACVTRQPCSPGGLHGNGTGKRRPFGVLSTNTMCNSSSSSSAGPKPSGESLCARARKSRAASLNSITGSLLLLSTASENDDSFNIHRGDEAEGPLDIWAVIKPGNTKEKIAIFAAQRCSASSDSSSVVNSSSAGNGNSNLNSSSISVSFSNGNGSNSSSPSNRTVLMKIRGSWEVEGSVAKRRKRSADPDALKTPEQQQPPQPQPNGTRDYGAREVGRQSDSVVIEGEGGEDGEGGKALSVVEMVAYLEQRASDLLTDCTKHCPVRGSGCVGQSKGGTAVEQQSVSESSEESQGDCVRVLEMVAKLESECLKRQCEREASGGLSRNNSLRRNVGRVLLATGQAPPLSMQQQQEPESDPQQPPYPQQGQSCLLEESPDKSIRKSPKKNGVCCETPGSETASSVFRTREGSSCCDGSVDLTGPPRLDYRSKGCSEEGVERQGERRRGEEGCAGESSYVMKEEDSGVRAGLKQERREEEEPHVGHREEQIPGMLFFRQTPSSTVQDQLSQPPAAAAVKKEEEEEEEKAEKEESRELEHSMDSAPQRDSTPAELPPPLSGEVVETDSEGASQQRETFPLRRLVSHEFLEMRFKIQQLLEPQQYMAFLPHHIMVQIFRFLPTETLAALKCTCRYFQFIIESYNVRPADSRWVCDPRYRDDPCKQCKKRYGRGDVSLCRWHPKPYCQALPYGPGYWMCCHGSQKDAAGCSVGLHDNRWVPAFHSLNMPIYKRVRGAEENTS, encoded by the exons ATGAGTTCCTGCAGAGCTGCCCTCTACAGGGAACCCCGGAAACCTGCGGCATCCTGCACCTTCCACCCTGCGCGCCG gtCCTCCACTATGCACCTTAAGCCATATCCCAAGTTTCAGAAGAAGGACTTGCCATTGGAGATGAGCCAGGACAGCCTCCGTGGCCTTCACCCAAGCCAGCAGGGGGCGCTGCGGACTGAGCGACGCTCTAATGCCTGCGTCACCCGGCAGCCCTGCTCACCGGGGGGCTTGCATGGCAACGGCACGGGCAAGCGACGCCCCTTCGGGGTGCTGTCCACCAACACCATGTGcaatagcagcagcagcagcagcgcggGCCCCAAACCCAGCGGGGAGTCCCTGTGCGCCCGGGCCAGGAAGAGCAGGGCGGCCTCTCTGAACTCCATCACAGggtccctgctgctgctgtccaCCGCCTCCGAGAATGACGATTCCTTCAACATCCACCGGGGAGACGAGGCCGAGGGGCCTCTGGACATCTGGGCGGTCATCAAGCCTGGGAACACCAAGGAGAAAATCGCCATCTTCGCTGCCCAGCGCTGCAGTGCCAGCAGCGACAGTAGCAGTGTTGTCAACAGCAGCAGTGCCGGAAATGGCAACAGCAATcttaacagcagcagcattagcGTCAGCTTTAGCAACGGCAATGGCAGTAACAGCAGCAGCCCCAGCAACCGGACGGTATTGATGAAAATCAGGGGCAGCTGGGAGGTCGAGGGCTCCGTAGCCAAGCGCAGGAAACGATCTGCGGACCCCGACGCTCTCAAGACCCCAGAGCAGCAGCAGCCGCCACAGCCGCAGCCCAACGGGACGAGGGATTACGGGGCAAGGGAGGTGGGTAGACAGTCGGACAGCGTGGTGAttgagggggagggaggagaggacgGGGAGGGGGGGAAAGCCCTGTCTGTGGTGGAGATGGTGGCGTATTTAGAGCAGAGGGCCAGCGATCTGCTCACAGACTGCACCAAACACTGCCCTGTGCGCGGCTCGGGTTGCGTCGGGCAATCGAAGGGGGGGACCGCAGTGGAGCAGCAGTCTGTTTCGGAGAGCTCAGAGGAGAGCCAGGGGGACTGCGTCAGGGTGCTGGAGATGGTGGCCAAGCTGGAGTCGGAATGCCTCAAGAGGCAGTGTGAGAGGGAGGCCAGCGGGGGGCTGTCCCGCAACAACAGCTTGCGCAGGAACGTGGGGAGGGTGCTACTAGCAACAGGGCAGGCTCCCCCACTCtccatgcagcagcagcaggagccagagtCTGACCCCCAGCAACCTCCTTACCCTCAGCAGGGTCAGAGCTGTTTGTTGGAGGAGTCTCCTGACAAATCCATCAGGAAGAGCCCCAAGAAAAATGGGGTTTGCTGTGAAACGCCGGGTTCAGAAACTGCCAGTTCGGTCTTCAGGACAAGGGAGGGGAGCTCTTGCTGCGATGGCAGCGTGGATTTGACAGGGCCTCCGCGCTTGGATTATAGGTCTAAGGGCTGTTCCGAAGAGGGGGTGGAGCggcagggggagaggaggaggggggaggaaggTTGCGCTGGGGAGTCCTCCTATGTAATGAAGGAGGAGGACTCGGGTGTGAGAGCCGGGCTGAAGCAGGAGAGGCGAGAGGAGGAAGAGCCCCACGTCGGCCATCGTGAGGAGCAGATTCCCGGGATGCTGTTTTTCAGACAGACTCCGTCCTCGACTGTACAGGACCAGCTCTCGcagccaccagcagcagcagcagtgaagaaagaagaggaggaggaggaggagaaagcaGAAAAAGAAGAAAGTAGAGAATTGGAGCATTCCATGGACTCTGCCCCACAAAGAGACTCCACCCCAGCAGAACTGCCCCCACCCCTGTCTGGGGAGGTGGTAGAGACAGACAGCGAAGGCGCGTCCCAGCAGCGAGAGACGTTCCCTCTGCGCAGGCTGGTCTCCCACGAGTTCTTGGAGATGCGCTTCAAGATCCAGCAGCTGCTGGAGCCCCAGCAGTACATGGCCTTCCTTCCACACCACATCATGGTGCAGATCTTCCGCTTCTTGCCCACGGAGACGCTGGCCGCGCTCAAGTGCACCTGCCGCTACTTCCAGTTCATCATCGAGAGCTACAACGTGCGGCCCGCCGATTCCCGCTGGGTGTGCGACCCCCGCTACAGGGACGACCCCTGCAAGCAGTGCAAGAAGCGCTACGGCCGTGGGGATGTGTCTCTCTGCCGCTGGCACCCCAAGCCGTACTGCCAGGCGCTGCCGTATGGCCCCGGCTACTGGATGTGCTGCCACGGCTCCCAGAAGGACGCGGCGGGCTGCAGCGTGGGGCTGCACGACAACCGCTGGGTCCCCGCCTTCCACAGCTTGAACATGCCAATCTACAAGAGAGTGCGGGGGGCTGAGGAGAACACTTCATAG